The Peribacillus simplex genome contains a region encoding:
- the blaI gene encoding penicillinase repressor BlaI, with the protein MEKNIPSISESEWEIMNVLWDKAPQTANDIIVSLQESSHWKPKTIRTLLDRLVQKDVVGVNKNLRVYTFYPLYTQEECQRAETESFINRIYGGTLKSMLVQFIQEDTLSDDDINELRFILNKKPKK; encoded by the coding sequence ATGGAGAAAAACATTCCTAGCATATCAGAATCAGAATGGGAAATCATGAACGTGCTTTGGGATAAAGCCCCTCAAACAGCAAATGACATCATAGTTTCCTTACAGGAGAGTAGCCATTGGAAGCCGAAAACCATACGCACTCTTCTCGATCGATTGGTTCAAAAAGATGTAGTAGGTGTCAATAAAAATCTAAGAGTTTACACCTTTTACCCGCTCTATACACAGGAAGAGTGCCAGCGTGCCGAGACCGAATCATTCATCAACCGTATCTATGGAGGTACCTTGAAATCCATGCTTGTCCAATTCATTCAGGAAGATACCCTATCTGATGATGATATCAATGAACTACGCTTTATTTTAAATAAGAAGCCTAAAAAGTAA
- a CDS encoding site-2 protease family protein gives MKKSKSNKGWLSLGAIGLFFLGKMKWLFALLKIAKVGSLISIFVSLGAYALVYGWKFAVALVYLIYIHEMGHLLAAKRKGIKTSNAIFIPFVGALIALKEEPKNANQEAYLAFGGPLLGTLAFLPAIPLFMMTENPFWLLVITLGAMINLFNLMPVHPLDGGRIVGVISTKLWILGIIGMVVYLFLHPNPFLILFLLLGISKWWKEFRSETTRNQRDNIIELNQFGLRQLEQYEGATDEEKIRLVNIWNMELSQLHEKFNNMKSWHIPLFDDNKLKEKQLTEVKLNIYRSLMDAANSNEYQYGPTDFKNIGTYERIVATFFKEVQEQTEIRDKEKSYYSSSLQTKVIWFSLYIGLAIFLMITSLYAGDLMEQYKTLLP, from the coding sequence TTGAAAAAATCTAAATCGAATAAAGGATGGTTAAGTTTGGGGGCAATCGGGTTATTTTTCCTAGGAAAAATGAAATGGTTGTTTGCGCTATTGAAAATAGCAAAAGTAGGTTCTCTGATTTCTATTTTCGTTTCATTAGGAGCGTATGCCTTGGTTTACGGTTGGAAATTTGCCGTAGCCCTAGTCTATCTAATTTACATCCATGAAATGGGGCATTTACTAGCTGCTAAAAGAAAAGGCATCAAAACATCCAATGCCATTTTCATCCCTTTTGTCGGAGCGTTAATTGCCCTTAAGGAAGAACCCAAGAATGCTAATCAAGAAGCTTATCTTGCCTTCGGAGGTCCTTTATTAGGTACATTAGCATTTCTACCAGCCATCCCTCTATTTATGATGACGGAAAATCCATTTTGGCTTTTAGTTATTACACTTGGAGCCATGATTAACCTATTTAATCTAATGCCTGTACATCCTCTTGATGGAGGACGTATAGTGGGAGTCATATCCACAAAGCTTTGGATATTAGGGATTATCGGAATGGTTGTATATTTGTTTCTCCATCCAAATCCATTTTTAATTCTTTTCTTATTATTGGGTATTTCTAAGTGGTGGAAAGAATTCCGTAGCGAGACAACCAGAAATCAAAGAGACAACATCATTGAATTGAATCAATTTGGTTTAAGGCAACTAGAACAATATGAAGGTGCAACAGATGAAGAAAAAATTCGCCTGGTTAATATTTGGAATATGGAGTTAAGCCAACTACATGAAAAGTTTAACAACATGAAGAGTTGGCATATCCCGCTATTTGATGATAATAAGCTAAAAGAAAAACAGCTGACCGAGGTAAAATTAAATATTTATAGGTCCTTAATGGATGCTGCTAATTCGAATGAATACCAGTACGGACCGACCGATTTTAAAAATATAGGCACGTATGAACGAATAGTAGCAACCTTCTTTAAAGAAGTTCAAGAACAAACTGAAATTAGGGATAAAGAGAAATCCTATTACTCATCGAGTCTCCAAACAAAAGTCATCTGGTTCTCATTATACATTGGGCTTGCCATTTTCTTAATGATAACAAGCTTATATGCAGGTGATTTAATGGAACAATATAAAACGTTATTACCTTAA
- a CDS encoding cell wall hydrolase: protein MARASYRSSDVDLMARMMRAEAEGEGQLGMLFVGNVIVNRLVANCLDFKGLRTIPQVIYQVQGGNYSFEAVQKGNVFYQRARGIERRLAEQNLKHWRQHPARYALWYFNPYAPCPPTWYDQPHTGQFKDHCFYEPKPGTCDSVYRG from the coding sequence ATGGCAAGAGCAAGTTACCGAAGTTCAGACGTTGACTTAATGGCAAGGATGATGAGAGCAGAAGCCGAAGGTGAAGGACAACTAGGAATGTTATTTGTTGGGAATGTAATTGTGAATCGTCTTGTAGCTAATTGTTTAGACTTTAAAGGTTTAAGAACAATTCCACAAGTCATTTATCAAGTGCAAGGAGGAAATTATTCTTTTGAAGCTGTTCAAAAAGGGAACGTATTTTATCAAAGAGCGAGAGGTATTGAAAGAAGATTAGCAGAACAGAATTTGAAGCACTGGAGACAGCATCCGGCTAGATATGCCCTTTGGTATTTCAATCCCTATGCGCCATGTCCTCCAACATGGTATGATCAACCTCATACTGGTCAATTTAAAGACCATTGTTTTTATGAACCAAAACCTGGAACATGTGATAGTGTTTATAGAGGTTAA
- a CDS encoding IS110 family transposase, with amino-acid sequence MNFKMQNKQNQLIERITDQHLVVGVDIAQHVHVARAVNFRGIVVGKPLSFENNEEGFTSLLNWIQELKQMKNLDTTIVGMEPTGHYWINLSKWLVKQNMDVVTVNPHHVKRNKENRDNTQSKSDKKDALVIADMVKNGYYAFVRSTSESFEKLRVLMANRDVIVKRLVSSINQINRWVDVVFPELRQVFKDVSCKGAIATLRLFPTPAELCSLQPQDIVTGWKSCMKRHSGHKKARSLLVLAKRSIGTKQALDAYKLHLGQLLEEYDLASSQLERVTQEVTNVLEQIPFVKQILAIKGISEISLAGILGEAGDLSGFAHGNALLRHAGLHLAEASSGKWKGQIVLSKRGRSRLRRYIFLATMSLVMNNPEFKALHSNNVKVKKIKKMKSIMKLCGKLARVLVGIARNGSAYKPEMIFSIEQLAA; translated from the coding sequence ATGAATTTTAAAATGCAAAACAAACAAAATCAACTAATTGAGAGAATTACGGATCAACATCTAGTTGTTGGTGTGGATATTGCCCAACACGTACACGTGGCCCGTGCTGTAAACTTTCGGGGCATTGTGGTCGGGAAACCCCTTTCTTTTGAAAATAACGAGGAGGGTTTTACTAGCTTACTAAACTGGATCCAGGAACTAAAACAAATGAAAAATCTAGACACAACGATAGTCGGAATGGAACCTACCGGCCATTATTGGATAAACCTTTCAAAGTGGCTAGTCAAACAAAACATGGATGTCGTCACCGTCAATCCTCACCATGTCAAAAGAAACAAAGAAAATCGTGATAATACGCAATCCAAAAGTGATAAAAAAGATGCCCTTGTCATCGCTGATATGGTGAAGAATGGCTACTATGCCTTCGTTCGTTCCACTTCAGAATCATTTGAAAAACTTCGTGTCCTTATGGCTAACCGAGATGTGATCGTTAAGCGTCTTGTTAGCTCCATCAACCAAATTAATCGCTGGGTGGATGTTGTCTTTCCCGAGCTCCGGCAAGTGTTTAAAGACGTATCATGTAAAGGGGCAATCGCAACCCTACGCCTCTTTCCTACCCCAGCTGAATTATGTTCCTTACAGCCTCAAGATATCGTAACCGGATGGAAATCATGTATGAAGCGACATTCCGGGCATAAAAAAGCCCGTTCCCTGCTTGTATTGGCCAAGCGTTCAATTGGTACGAAACAAGCCCTTGATGCGTATAAACTTCATTTGGGACAGTTATTAGAGGAATATGATCTCGCTTCATCCCAACTCGAAAGAGTGACGCAAGAAGTCACAAACGTCTTGGAACAGATTCCATTCGTTAAGCAAATACTTGCCATTAAAGGAATCAGCGAGATTTCACTAGCGGGAATCTTAGGAGAAGCTGGAGATTTGAGTGGGTTCGCTCACGGGAATGCGCTCCTTCGTCATGCAGGATTGCATCTCGCTGAAGCAAGCTCTGGGAAGTGGAAAGGCCAAATTGTTCTTTCCAAACGTGGAAGATCACGCCTGCGGCGTTACATCTTCCTTGCGACCATGAGTCTGGTGATGAATAACCCTGAGTTTAAAGCCCTACACTCGAATAATGTTAAAGTGAAGAAGATTAAGAAAATGAAATCCATCATGAAACTTTGTGGAAAACTCGCCCGTGTCCTAGTAGGGATAGCTCGTAATGGCTCTGCCTATAAACCGGAAATGATCTTCTCAATTGAACAACTAGCAGCGTAA
- a CDS encoding Ger(x)C family spore germination protein — protein MKQSQINIRPLFLSLSILLFLSLTGCWSTREIEEQSLGIGLAFDKGKESIIEKEFNEQKEGYYSKEDLITSTYQFITPEVASSTTKQAGPQQKSYMNVSETGDSVHQMIRELSLKVENPITSNHMKVIVIGEDLAKSFKLENLLNQVLRDNEIRPSCLVLISKGKASKTLETKTAGEIPSFRLVDIIENAYRTTRILPPMPQIKVQSMLHSGSSFLLQKVLSVNGQVKLAGAAVIDGKTHKMTGVLNEEELDGVTWITGKGKGGVVKSYDKETGQQIVYEIESMKSRIKPQVNGNNISFDVNIESEGRLSETWVVPGDTFKNEFLKKAEKSSEKEVKRLVKNVVEKMQKEYQVDVAGFGNQLRIENPKVWKKVKKDWDQTFSETPVNFNVKLTINNYGTSGSAKK, from the coding sequence ATGAAACAATCACAAATCAATATACGGCCCCTCTTCCTTTCACTCTCCATTCTCTTATTCTTATCTCTTACAGGATGTTGGAGCACTCGTGAAATTGAAGAGCAAAGTTTAGGTATAGGTTTGGCCTTCGATAAAGGCAAGGAGTCCATCATTGAGAAAGAGTTTAATGAACAAAAGGAAGGATATTATTCAAAAGAAGACCTGATTACTTCAACCTATCAATTTATCACTCCAGAAGTTGCGAGTTCAACAACTAAACAAGCCGGACCACAGCAAAAATCTTATATGAATGTTTCCGAAACTGGAGATTCCGTCCATCAGATGATTCGTGAACTCTCATTAAAAGTTGAAAATCCCATAACAAGTAATCATATGAAAGTGATTGTCATAGGTGAAGATCTTGCAAAATCGTTTAAATTGGAAAATTTACTTAATCAAGTTCTTCGTGATAATGAAATTAGACCAAGCTGTCTTGTGCTCATTAGTAAAGGAAAAGCAAGCAAGACACTGGAAACAAAGACAGCAGGAGAGATTCCATCGTTTCGCCTGGTTGATATTATAGAAAATGCCTATCGAACAACGAGGATTTTACCCCCTATGCCGCAAATTAAAGTACAGAGCATGCTCCATTCAGGATCTAGTTTTCTGTTGCAAAAAGTATTATCAGTGAATGGGCAAGTCAAACTTGCGGGAGCCGCCGTTATCGATGGAAAAACCCACAAAATGACCGGTGTTTTGAATGAGGAAGAACTGGATGGCGTAACGTGGATAACAGGCAAGGGTAAAGGCGGTGTAGTGAAAAGCTATGATAAAGAGACTGGTCAGCAGATTGTGTATGAGATAGAGTCCATGAAAAGCAGAATTAAACCTCAAGTTAACGGAAACAACATCTCTTTTGATGTAAACATTGAATCAGAGGGAAGGCTATCTGAAACCTGGGTGGTTCCGGGAGATACTTTTAAAAATGAATTTCTAAAAAAAGCAGAAAAATCCTCTGAAAAAGAAGTGAAACGCTTGGTGAAGAATGTAGTAGAAAAAATGCAAAAAGAATACCAAGTGGACGTTGCGGGCTTCGGAAATCAATTGAGAATTGAGAACCCCAAAGTATGGAAGAAGGTCAAAAAGGATTGGGACCAAACATTCAGTGAAACCCCGGTCAACTTTAATGTAAAATTAACGATTAACAATTATGGAACATCAGGATCTGCAAAGAAGTGA
- a CDS encoding MBL fold metallo-hydrolase, with product MQTLEKISDRCWYQTPVSETDRPILGVVVGDNRSLMIDAGNSEAHANCFLKELKEQGIPLPSIVVLTHWHWDHIFGLSALNMLSVASIQTKAKIKNLVSYEWTDSALEERVKSGLEIEFCANAIKKEFGSERNIIISLPDLAFEQRMELDLGGVSCLLQHVGGNHSPDSIIVYIKEEKILFLGDSIYADIYSNKRNYTTQSTIQLLDTIDQFDAEIYVLSHWKPISKDEYQKEAILLRTVATLTEQYEGRFEDIKKSYQLKLKRELNEEELETIGYFVNGFEINN from the coding sequence ATGCAAACTTTGGAAAAAATAAGCGATCGATGTTGGTATCAAACACCTGTTTCAGAAACGGATAGACCTATTCTAGGAGTAGTGGTTGGAGATAACAGATCGTTAATGATTGATGCAGGAAATTCAGAAGCACATGCTAATTGTTTTCTTAAAGAGCTTAAAGAACAAGGTATTCCACTTCCAAGCATCGTTGTACTTACACATTGGCACTGGGATCATATTTTTGGTTTGTCTGCTTTGAATATGCTGTCTGTTGCTTCTATTCAAACGAAAGCTAAAATTAAGAATCTTGTTTCGTACGAATGGACAGATTCTGCTCTAGAAGAACGAGTGAAATCGGGATTGGAAATTGAATTTTGTGCCAATGCAATCAAAAAGGAATTTGGAAGTGAAAGAAATATTATCATTTCATTACCAGATTTAGCCTTTGAACAGAGAATGGAGCTTGATCTAGGAGGAGTATCTTGTCTTTTGCAGCATGTAGGTGGCAATCATTCTCCAGACTCTATCATTGTCTATATCAAAGAAGAAAAAATACTATTCCTTGGCGACTCTATTTATGCAGATATCTATTCAAACAAAAGGAATTATACGACTCAAAGTACGATTCAATTATTAGACACAATCGATCAATTTGATGCTGAAATCTATGTCCTATCCCACTGGAAGCCAATATCGAAGGATGAATATCAGAAAGAAGCAATACTATTAAGGACTGTAGCCACATTGACAGAACAATATGAGGGACGCTTTGAAGATATAAAGAAATCTTATCAACTCAAGCTAAAACGAGAGCTAAATGAAGAAGAGCTTGAAACAATTGGATACTTTGTGAACGGGTTCGAAATAAATAATTAG
- a CDS encoding PTS sugar transporter subunit IIA, translating to MLKNLFGKKTKISEIKLVSPIEGEILKLEDVPDPVFSQKMMGDGIAFFPIEGKVVAPADAKVINVFPTKHAIALETAEGLEILIHIGLDTVNMKGEGFSVCVAEGDQVKAGDILVTYSLELVKEKASSTITPMIITNGDIVTHLEYHYSGQSVAGKTTVLVVTLK from the coding sequence TTGTTAAAAAACTTATTTGGAAAAAAAACAAAAATTTCGGAAATAAAATTAGTATCGCCAATTGAAGGAGAAATTTTAAAGCTTGAAGATGTACCGGATCCAGTTTTTTCACAGAAAATGATGGGAGATGGTATTGCTTTTTTTCCTATCGAAGGGAAGGTAGTGGCGCCGGCTGATGCAAAAGTCATCAATGTCTTCCCGACGAAGCATGCCATTGCATTGGAAACGGCAGAAGGGCTGGAAATATTGATTCATATTGGATTGGACACGGTTAACATGAAAGGAGAAGGGTTTTCCGTTTGTGTGGCAGAAGGTGACCAGGTTAAAGCAGGAGACATATTGGTCACCTACAGCCTTGAACTGGTAAAGGAAAAAGCATCAAGTACTATTACACCGATGATCATTACCAATGGAGACATTGTGACACATTTAGAGTATCACTATAGTGGACAATCTGTAGCCGGTAAAACGACCGTTCTGGTAGTTACCTTAAAATAG
- a CDS encoding carbohydrate kinase family protein, whose product MRNLYAIGEVLIDFIPLQKGIALKDVMEFERAPGGAPANVAVSVARNGGNASIITKLGMDSFGDFLLEQLQQAGVKIDKITRTNEANTGLAFVSLLENGERDFSFYRNPSADLLLHETEINDSWFANGDLLHFCSVDLVESPMKHAHVKAITSVKAKGGIISFDPNVRLPLWTDPEECRKTILEFVPMVHIVKISDEELEFITGITDKEKAVSSLFTGAVKAVIYTKGAQGAELYVRGKKYESTGYRVGVQDTTGAGDAFIGGLLYQLLEKDVRQGNLEEVLELHHQEILSFANASGALTTTGKGAISSIPAKEAIYQLQQIDQ is encoded by the coding sequence ATGAGAAATTTATATGCAATCGGTGAAGTATTAATTGATTTTATCCCCCTTCAAAAAGGAATCGCACTAAAAGATGTAATGGAATTCGAGCGTGCTCCAGGAGGCGCTCCAGCGAATGTTGCTGTATCAGTTGCCAGAAATGGCGGCAATGCATCGATAATTACTAAGCTCGGAATGGATTCATTTGGGGACTTTCTTTTAGAACAATTGCAGCAAGCCGGCGTGAAAATAGATAAAATTACGAGAACGAATGAAGCCAACACAGGCCTTGCTTTTGTATCTTTGCTTGAAAATGGTGAACGTGATTTCTCTTTCTACCGCAATCCTTCTGCAGATTTGCTGCTTCATGAGACTGAAATTAACGATAGCTGGTTTGCAAACGGCGACCTCCTCCACTTCTGTTCAGTCGATTTAGTGGAAAGTCCTATGAAGCATGCACATGTGAAAGCCATTACTTCTGTAAAAGCAAAAGGCGGAATCATCAGCTTTGACCCAAATGTCCGCCTTCCGCTTTGGACTGATCCTGAAGAATGCCGGAAAACGATTTTAGAGTTTGTTCCAATGGTTCATATTGTGAAAATTTCTGATGAAGAGCTTGAGTTTATTACCGGGATTACTGACAAAGAAAAAGCAGTTTCTTCGTTATTTACTGGTGCTGTTAAAGCAGTAATTTATACAAAAGGAGCTCAAGGTGCTGAATTATATGTAAGAGGTAAAAAATACGAATCAACCGGGTATCGCGTAGGCGTACAGGATACAACAGGGGCTGGGGATGCATTTATCGGAGGCTTGCTGTATCAGTTATTAGAAAAAGACGTTCGGCAAGGAAATCTGGAAGAAGTTCTTGAACTTCATCACCAAGAAATCCTAAGCTTTGCAAATGCTAGTGGCGCTCTTACTACGACTGGAAAAGGAGCAATCTCTTCCATTCCGGCCAAAGAAGCGATTTATCAACTTCAGCAAATCGATCAATAA
- a CDS encoding sucrose-6-phosphate hydrolase, with the protein MGWTKEQRYRRVEDVNQVELQNLQTRVNECTWRQTFHIQPLSGLLNDPNGFSFYHGEYHLFYQWFPLGPVHGLKYWYHTKSKDLVSWENAGIGIAPDDYYDSHGAYSGSAIEYEGKLYLFYTGNTRDENWQRHPYQCIAIMEKTGQIEKLTHPFIRDVPEGYTNHFRDPKVWRENDTFYAVIGAQRKDKTGCVVLYRSSNLVNWTFEGELQTDLGTFGYMWECPDYFELQNYGVLMFSPQGLEPKGDLYHNIYQSGYVIGSKLDTITHSLSHGSFQELDRGFDFYAPQTMVNPDGRRILVGWMGLPEIDLPTDKNGWAHCLTLPRELSVRNGKLIQRPVQELQALRRQETEVKGVLKNTKNMYEDFKGVSYEMVCEFENNDAVEFGIEFRAGDDEKTVIKYDTVEKKVILDRSSSGETVGEAYGTIRKCFVNTKKIKFHLFVDTSSVEIFINDGEEVFTSRIFPRENRNEIRFFALSGSTTFQAKKWSYV; encoded by the coding sequence ATGGGATGGACAAAAGAACAGCGTTATCGCCGCGTTGAAGATGTTAATCAGGTAGAGCTACAAAATTTGCAAACAAGAGTAAATGAATGCACATGGCGACAAACCTTTCATATACAGCCTTTATCCGGCCTACTTAATGACCCTAATGGCTTCTCTTTTTATCATGGCGAGTACCATTTATTCTACCAATGGTTTCCACTTGGTCCTGTACATGGGTTGAAGTATTGGTATCATACGAAATCAAAAGATCTTGTTTCTTGGGAAAATGCCGGCATCGGGATCGCACCGGATGATTATTATGACAGCCATGGAGCCTATTCGGGAAGTGCTATTGAATATGAAGGAAAACTATATTTATTTTATACCGGCAACACCCGTGATGAGAATTGGCAAAGACATCCCTATCAATGTATCGCCATCATGGAGAAAACGGGACAAATTGAAAAATTGACCCATCCATTCATTCGGGACGTACCAGAAGGATATACTAATCATTTCCGCGACCCGAAAGTTTGGAGAGAAAATGATACCTTTTATGCAGTAATCGGTGCACAGCGGAAAGACAAAACAGGATGTGTCGTCCTTTATCGTTCCTCCAATCTAGTAAACTGGACATTTGAAGGAGAGTTACAAACTGACCTTGGAACTTTTGGATATATGTGGGAATGTCCAGATTATTTTGAACTGCAAAACTATGGTGTACTGATGTTTTCTCCACAAGGTTTGGAGCCCAAGGGAGACCTTTACCACAATATTTATCAATCCGGTTATGTTATTGGCAGCAAGCTAGATACAATAACCCACTCACTATCACATGGCTCTTTTCAGGAGCTTGACAGAGGCTTTGATTTTTATGCGCCGCAAACAATGGTTAATCCTGACGGAAGGCGTATCCTTGTCGGATGGATGGGCTTGCCTGAAATCGACCTACCCACAGACAAAAATGGCTGGGCGCATTGTTTAACACTGCCTAGAGAATTATCTGTTCGAAACGGCAAACTGATTCAGCGGCCAGTGCAGGAACTTCAAGCGCTACGCAGGCAGGAAACTGAAGTAAAAGGTGTTTTGAAGAACACCAAGAACATGTATGAAGATTTCAAAGGAGTATCCTATGAAATGGTATGTGAATTTGAAAACAACGATGCCGTTGAATTTGGTATTGAATTCAGGGCCGGTGATGATGAAAAAACGGTCATTAAATATGATACTGTAGAGAAAAAAGTCATTCTTGACCGCTCTTCTTCAGGTGAGACCGTTGGAGAAGCTTATGGAACAATCCGAAAATGCTTTGTGAATACCAAAAAAATTAAGTTTCATTTATTTGTAGATACCTCTTCTGTTGAGATTTTCATCAATGACGGTGAAGAAGTATTCACGAGCCGGATCTTCCCTCGTGAAAACAGAAATGAAATTCGTTTCTTTGCATTATCTGGAAGCACCACTTTTCAAGCAAAAAAATGGAGTTATGTATGA
- a CDS encoding sucrose-specific PTS transporter subunit IIBC: MNYKEVSQEILEAIGGKENVAAAAHCATRLRLALHDEDKVDQAKLDEMDAVKGTYSTGGQYQIIIGAGTVNEVYKEFSKLTGLTEMSTKDVKDAGSKKMNPLQRFVKMLSDIFVPIIPAIVAGGLLMGINNLLTAPDLFIAGQSIVEANPGFADLAALINTFANAAFVFLPILIGFSATQRFGGNPYLGATLGMLMVHPDLLNGWGYGGALVSGEIQVWNILGFEIEKIGYQGTVLPVLVASFILAKIETYLRKVIPSALDNILTPLLTIFITGILTFTVVGPITRATGNLLTDGLIFLYDGTGFIGGAIFGLLYAPIVITGMHHSFIAVETQLLSDISKTGGSFIFAIAAMSNIAQGAATLAVTFITKDKKTKGTASAAGISALLGISEPAMFGVNLKLKYPFIGAIIGSGVASAFVTFFKVKAIALGAAGLPGIISIKTDTIIFYIIGMAISFAVAFIATFSLANRTDKKVAALSRKEAA; this comes from the coding sequence ATGAATTATAAAGAAGTATCCCAGGAAATATTGGAGGCAATCGGCGGGAAAGAAAATGTGGCGGCTGCAGCACACTGTGCGACTCGGCTCCGCTTAGCTTTACATGATGAAGATAAAGTCGATCAAGCAAAACTAGATGAGATGGATGCAGTAAAGGGAACATATTCAACTGGAGGACAATACCAGATTATTATCGGTGCGGGAACTGTTAATGAAGTATACAAAGAGTTTTCAAAGCTAACTGGACTTACTGAAATGTCGACGAAAGATGTAAAAGATGCTGGTTCGAAGAAAATGAATCCGCTTCAGCGCTTTGTAAAAATGCTTTCTGATATTTTTGTTCCTATTATTCCTGCAATTGTTGCCGGCGGTCTATTGATGGGGATTAACAACTTGCTCACAGCACCTGACTTATTTATCGCAGGGCAATCTATTGTCGAAGCTAACCCGGGATTCGCAGATTTAGCAGCTCTAATTAATACATTTGCCAACGCAGCATTCGTATTCCTTCCAATCTTAATCGGTTTCTCTGCCACACAGCGGTTTGGCGGAAATCCTTATCTGGGTGCTACACTTGGAATGCTAATGGTTCACCCTGACTTATTGAATGGTTGGGGATACGGAGGAGCCTTAGTAAGCGGTGAAATTCAGGTCTGGAATATTCTCGGATTTGAAATTGAAAAAATCGGATATCAAGGCACTGTGTTGCCGGTACTTGTTGCTTCCTTTATTTTAGCAAAAATAGAAACGTATTTGCGAAAAGTCATTCCTTCCGCACTAGACAATATTCTAACACCATTATTGACAATTTTTATTACTGGTATCTTAACGTTCACAGTAGTAGGACCGATTACTCGTGCTACAGGGAACTTATTAACAGACGGTCTCATCTTCTTATATGATGGAACTGGTTTTATCGGAGGAGCTATATTTGGACTTCTTTACGCACCAATCGTTATCACAGGTATGCATCATAGCTTTATTGCTGTAGAAACACAATTACTTTCTGATATTTCAAAAACTGGGGGCTCTTTTATTTTCGCAATTGCAGCAATGTCCAATATTGCTCAAGGTGCAGCAACCCTTGCAGTTACTTTCATTACGAAAGATAAAAAAACAAAAGGTACGGCATCTGCAGCGGGTATTTCGGCTCTTTTAGGGATTTCAGAACCTGCAATGTTCGGTGTTAACTTAAAACTGAAGTATCCATTTATTGGAGCAATTATAGGTTCAGGAGTGGCTTCTGCTTTCGTCACCTTCTTCAAAGTAAAGGCGATTGCACTTGGCGCTGCAGGTTTACCAGGGATTATTTCCATCAAAACAGATACAATTATCTTTTATATAATTGGTATGGCCATTTCCTTTGCTGTAGCCTTTATCGCAACATTCAGTTTAGCAAATCGGACAGATAAAAAAGTTGCTGCCCTTTCTCGAAAAGAAGCAGCCTAA